A region of the Mesoterricola sediminis genome:
CCGGTCCGGCGAACCCCTCACCCGACAGCATTTCTGGCGCCTGCTCAAGGCCTACGCCGTCAAGGCCGGCATCCGCCGGGAGGCCGTCAGCCCCCACGTGCTCCGCCACGCCTTCGCCACCCACCTCCTGGACCACGGGGCGGACCTGCGCGCCGTCCAGGCCATGCTGGGCCACGCGGACATCTCCACCACCCAGATCTACACCCATGTGCACCAGGCCCGGCTCCGGGCCCTGTACGACCGGATGCACCCCCGGGCCTGAGGTGCCCGCCGGCCTCCAACCAGATATTTACCTTTTAATGCCGTCCCCGGACCCGGACGGGGAGGCGCCGGGGCCGACCCCCCCGGGAGCGGGGGATCAAAAAACCGGGTGAATATGCAGGGATTCGCCCAGGTAGGGGATATTTCAAGATCTTAACCTTGCTTGGCGGCTTCAAAGCCGGCCCAGCCTAGCATAATGAGGCCAATCGAACATTCATTCATGCCTTGGCGCTCGGGCTTGCAACGCCCCCCAGGCATGGCCCCAGGAAGGACCTGCCCCATGGAACCAGGGAAGAAGGCCATAGACCAAGCCATTCTAAGGATTACGTCCCAGACGGCCATCCCCGACCAGGCCACGCTCCTCAGCCTCCTCGCCCAGGAGGGCTTCAGCCTGACCCAGGGCACCCTCTCCCGGCGCCTGGCCAAACTGTCCATCCGCAAGCGCCAGGGACGGTACCAGCGGATCGCCACCGGCACCCAGGCGCCGCCGCCCTACGCCCTCGTGCCCGCCTCCCCAGGCCTGGTGGTCCTGCAGACGGGCCAGGGGATGGCGCAGAGCCTCGTCCAGCGCCTGGACCGGAGGGCCCTGCCGGGCGTGGCGGGCCTGGTGGCCGGCGACGACACGGTG
Encoded here:
- a CDS encoding arginine repressor, which gives rise to MEPGKKAIDQAILRITSQTAIPDQATLLSLLAQEGFSLTQGTLSRRLAKLSIRKRQGRYQRIATGTQAPPPYALVPASPGLVVLQTGQGMAQSLVQRLDRRALPGVAGLVAGDDTVLVALQRGTRVEEVQAGLSLILGPPQERV